From the genome of Solea senegalensis isolate Sse05_10M linkage group LG21, IFAPA_SoseM_1, whole genome shotgun sequence:
gCAAATACTAGTGCAAGTCATTGTACAAATAAGCAATTTATTAACTTTTTGGGCTTAAAAATGGGTAACTGAtcattatttcacattatttcaaaGTATTCTGTTTAGGGTCTTTTGTTATAAATATTTTAAGCAATACCTGAGTGCTCACAGATTACTGTATTATAGTGTGAAACTGTAGTTTAACATTCAATCTTGTGgtaaaaagtgcaaataaattGGTCATTTTGCTTTATACTCGTTTTCCTCCCAGTGGCGAAGAATGGTGATGTTTGCATTTCTATCCTGCATGAACCTGGTGAGGACAAATATGGCTATGAGAAGCCAGAGGAGCGCTGGCTACCGATCCATACCGTGGAGACCATAATGATCAGTGTTATATCCATGTTGGCAGACCCTAATGGAGACTCTCCTGCCAATGTGGATGCAGCTGTAAGTACCTATCCTAGCAGTGGTTAGTTAGCTGACACCAGTTTTCTAGGCTAGGATTTTGCATATAAAAGGGCACAGAAAAATTAATCTCTCTTTTCCAATGGAAATCTATACACAGGCTGAGTAACGTGGGTCCCCGCAAGGCAAATCATCACCTGCCAAGGTCAGGTTGCGTTTTGCTTAGGTTTAATGACCttatcttttacattttaaaggctGCCTGGAGTCAGAAAAGAAACCTCAACAATTATAGACTCATGTCAAATAAATACTTTCCAGTTCACTGCACTCTGGAATGTTGTGTACAAAATATTTGGCCGAGCAGCAAGAAGAAGCAAGCATGAGATGACTGTTCACAGCAATTAATTGAGTTTTTAATTGTGTCTGCAGAAAGAGTGGAGGGAAGATCCTAAAGgaatttttaagaaaaaagtgGCCCGATGTGTGCGGAGGAGTCAAGAGATGGCATTTGACTAAAGCCTCACTTCAGTCATCGATGTGGTGAGTCAGAACAACCACTTATTAGTTAGGATTCACCAcaatgtattttcaaaatatgaCAGTCCCTTATAGTTAATTGAGCTGTAAAACTAACCTGAGGTGTATGTCTTTTCTCAGGGTGGAACTTCAGAGGA
Proteins encoded in this window:
- the LOC122758224 gene encoding ubiquitin-conjugating enzyme E2 G1-like isoform X1, translated to MTDQSSLLLRKQLAELNKNPVDGFSAGLVDDDDIYQWEVVVIGPQDTLFEGGFFKATLTFPRDYPLRPPKMKFITELWHPNVAKNGDVCISILHEPGEDKYGYEKPEERWLPIHTVETIMISVISMLADPNGDSPANVDAAKEWREDPKGIFKKKVARCVRRSQEMAFD